In Rhizobium sp. CIAT894, the genomic window CTCCAAAAGCATCGGCGGCTGGAGCGAGGCCGATATCGCCAGCTACCTCGAAACCGGCTTCACCCCCGATTTCGATTCCGTCGGCGGCTCGATGGTCGATGTGCAGCAGAACATTGCCCATCTGCCGGCTTCCGACCGCGAGGCGATCGCCGCCTATCTGAAGGCCGTTCCGGGCCGTTAGACAATTCATGAAAACCAAACCGACCCTTGAACAGCTTGATCTCGTCATCGGCCGCATGCGTGCCCGTCTTGCCGGGCGCAACGCGCTGCTTGCCAACTGGTTCGACGAGACGATGAGGGTGATGGAGGCGCGCTTCGCCGAGAAGCTGGAAGATCCCCGCGATCTGGCGTCGGCGCGTGCCGCTGCTCTTGCCTTCGTCAAGGCCGCGCTCCACCAATGGGCGACGCGGCCGGCGCATGAAGGGCAGGCGGGCAAATCCCCGCCGGTTTAGGCGATCGACTGCATGTAACGCATGCCGGTGACCGGCCGCGGGGTGAAGTCCAGCTGTTCGTAGAAACGATGCGCCAGCACATTGCCGGTGGCGGCACTGACGGAGAGGTAGCCGCAGCCGGCATTGCGCGCCGTATCGCGGGCGCGGTCGACGAGCAGCTGGCCGGTGCCGTGGCCGCGATGGCCGTCGCGCACGAAGAGATGGTGCAGGTCCATGCCGCGCTTGCCTTCCTGCGCCCTGTAGAGCGGCACGAGAATGGCATAGCCGATCAAGCCTTCGCCGGTCTCGGCGACGAGCGCCTGGATCCACGGCAGCGGGCCGAAGAGGTCGCGCTCCAGCTGCTCCGGCGTCGTCGCGGCCGCATCGCCGTGATGGCCGGCAAGCAGGGCGATCATCTCGTTGAGTTCGGGCAGGTCGCGCGGCTTGGCGGTGCGGATCGTCACCACCGATGGGCGCATCAATGAAATTTCGCTGTCTTCGATTTCGGTCATGGTCTTCGCGTCCTTTGATAATCTGCCGTCAGGACGCTGCCGATACAACAAAGCCGCCTGACGGCGGCTTGTTGACAATATGATCTGTCGGGCCGCCCTTTACAGGT contains:
- a CDS encoding GNAT family N-acetyltransferase, which translates into the protein MTEIEDSEISLMRPSVVTIRTAKPRDLPELNEMIALLAGHHGDAAATTPEQLERDLFGPLPWIQALVAETGEGLIGYAILVPLYRAQEGKRGMDLHHLFVRDGHRGHGTGQLLVDRARDTARNAGCGYLSVSAATGNVLAHRFYEQLDFTPRPVTGMRYMQSIA